The proteins below come from a single Aegilops tauschii subsp. strangulata cultivar AL8/78 chromosome 6, Aet v6.0, whole genome shotgun sequence genomic window:
- the LOC109783841 gene encoding uncharacterized protein, with protein sequence MPSLGLALMLLASLISPASSSCSEHEKSSLLQLLAGLSRDGGLATSWRSNTDCCTWEGITCNQDRKVTDVSLASRGLEGSISPSLGNLTGLLRLNLSRNSLSGALPLELVSSSSIIVLDVSFNRLAGALHELPSSTPARPLQVLNISSNLFTGQFPSTTWKAMENLVALNASNNSFTGQIPTTPCASAPSLAVLELSFNKFSGNIPPGFGNCSVLKMLSAGYNNLCGTLPGELFNITSLEHLSLPNNWLDGAVNGIGKLTNLVTLDLGENGFTGNIPESIGDLKRLEELQLEHNNMSGELPTALSNCTNLVTIDLNTNRFSGELNKVKFASLSNLRKLDLLFNDFTGTIPESIYSCTNLTALRLSYNRFHGQLSEKISNLKYLSFLSLSNNSLTNITRTLQILSSSKSLTTLYIGCNFLDETMPQDDSIDGFENLQVLSMSECSLSGTIPDWLSKLKNLGMLFLQSNQLTGRVPDWISSLNLLFYLDISNNSFTGEIPPALMEMPMLRSDKTPPKVFFELLVWNENTFMQYLMLSAFPKVLNLAINNFTGVIPEEIGQLKGLISLNLSSNRLSGEMPEQICNLTNLQVLDLSGNQLTGTIPAALKNLHFLSRFNVSNNDLEGPIPNVGQFSTFPDSSFGGNPKLCSPMITNHCGSAEAGPVSTKHIGNEVIFAIAFGIFFGVGVLYDQIVLARYFG encoded by the coding sequence ATGCCTTCCCTTGGCTTGGCTCTTATGCTGCTCGCCTCTTTGATCTCTCCGGCCAGCTCCTCCTGCTCAGAGCATGAGAAGAGTTCCCTTCTCCAGCTCCTCGCCGGGCTCTCGAGGGATGGCGGCCTCGCCACGTCGTGGCGGAGCAACACCGACTGCTGCACATGGGAAGGGATCACCTGCAACCAAGATAGGAAGGTCACCGACGTTTCGCTGGCTTCTCGAGGCCTTGAGgggtccatctcgccgtccctcGGCAACCTCACCGGCCTCTTGCGCCTCAACCTGTCGCGCAACTCGCTGTCCGGCGCCTTGCCGCTGGAGTTGGTGTCGTCCAGCAGCATAATCGTCCTTGACGTCAGCTTCAACCGCCTGGCAGGAGCGCTGCATGAGCTGCCATCTTCAACCCCTGCGCGGCCTCTGCAGGTACTCAACATCTCAAGCAACTTATTTACAGGACAGTTCCCATCCACCACATGGAAAGCAATGGAGAATTTGGTCGCACTCAATGCCAGTAACAACAGCTTTACTGGGCAGATACCAACGACGCCATGTGCGAGCGCGCCATCTTTGGCCGTGCTTGAACTCAGTTTTAACAAATTCAGTGGAAATATCCCTCCAGGGTTCGGTAATTGCTCTGTGCTGAAGATGCTCAGCGCTGGCTACAACAACCTCTGTGGGACTCTTCCAGGCGAGCTCTTCAATATTACCTCATTAGAGCACCTCTCTTTGCCTAACAATTGGTTAGACGGAGCGGTCAATGGCATCGGCAAGCTCACAAATCTGGTCACCCTTGATCTTGGGGAGAATGGTTTCACTGGCAACATTCCAGAGTCTATAGGTGATCTGAAGAGATTGGAGGAGCTGCAATTGGAACACAACAATATGTCAGGGGAGCTACCAACAGCTCTAAGCAACTGCACAAATCTCGTAACAATTGACCTCAACACCAACCGCTTCAGTGGAGAACTTAACAAGGTCAAGTTCGCGAGCCTGTCCAACCTAAGAAAATTAGATCTTCTCTTCAACGACTTCACCGGCACAATTCCAGAAAGCATATACTCCTGCACCAATCTGACTGCACTACGGCTATCTTACAACCGATTCCATGGTCAATTGTCAGAGAAAATAAGCAATCTGAAGTACCTCTCATTCCTATCACTTTCTAATAACTCGCTTACAAATATCACAAGAACACTTCAGATCCTTAGTAGTTCCAAGAGCCTCACCACCCTTTATATTGGTTGCAACTTCCTGGATGAGACCATGCCACAGGATGACAGCATTGATGGTTTTGAGAATCTTCAGGTTCTTTCCATGAGCGAGTGTTCATTGTCTGGAACAATACCTGATTGGTTATCAAAGCTCAAAAATTTAGGGATGCTATTTTTGCAAAGCAATCAACTAACTGGACGGGTACCAGACTGGATCAGCAGCCTGAACTTGCTTTTCTATCTAGACATATCAAACAACAGCTTTACAGGGGAAATTCCACCTGCTTTAATGGAGATGCCAATGCTAAGATCAGACAAGACTCCACCAAAGGTCTTCTTTGAGCTGCTTGTTTGGAACGAGAACACATTTATGCAGTACCTCATGCTCAGTGCTTTTCCTAAGGTGCTTAATCTAGCCATCAATAATTTCACTGGTGTGATCCCAGAGGAGATCGGACAGTTAAAAGGACTCATTTCACTGAACCTGAGCTCTAATAGATTATCTGGAGAGATGCCAGAACAGATCTGCAACCTCACGAACCTCCAGGTGCTTGACTTGTCTGGCAATCAACTCACTGGTACAATTCCAGCTGCACTGAAGAATCTGCATTTCCTTTCCAGATTCAATGTTTCTAATAATGACCTGGAAGGCCCTATTCCAAACGTGGGCCAGTTTAGCACATTTCCGGATTCTAGCTTTGGTGGAAACCCGAAACTGTGTAGCCCTATGATCACAAACCATTGTGGTTCAGCAGAAGCAGGTCCGGTCTCCACAAAACACATTGGTAATGAGGTTATCTTTGCGATCGCCTTTGGTATTTTCTTTGGTGTAGGAGTCCTATATGATCAGATAGTCTTAGCCAGATATTTTGGCTAA